From the genome of Streptomyces sp. NBC_01260, one region includes:
- a CDS encoding SpoIIE family protein phosphatase, with translation MRTGEGEAHRAGVRRSPEGGLVDVLGTAAMVLDAEGRIALWSPQAERLLGYTPQEALGRFAARILVDGEHFELVLRLFAEVMSSGETWAGSFPVRCKDGTTRLLEFRNMRLQDDRGDFYALGLATDGATLRQVERDLALSVRLVDQSPIGLAVLGSDLRYLAANPALERMNGLSTAEHLGRRAGEALPFLDGDVVEAAMSEVLKTGVPQVGHQVEGRTAADPDTDRAWSMSLYRLDDSGGRVLGLAVSLIDMTDHHRAEAETERARHRLALIADASVRIGTTLDLEQTARELAEVTVPELADLAAVDVLDSVLTGNPRRTEGPALIQALAVVAARPTPAVEAADPPGHAAHYGADRLITRCVRTAKAVRVPYLDAEKLSRIARDSRAAGLLAEAGAHSYLAVPLIARGEVLGALDLVRTDNPLPFTEDDEVLACDLAARAAVCIDNARLFRQQRETALTLQRSMLPHNHHTPAGLEVASRYRPAASRYEVGGDWFDVIPLREGRTALVVGDVMGSGINAATTMGRLRTATQTLSRIGLRPAEVLRHLDEITADLDPWFATCVYGVYDPGRNTCQVSTAGHLPPVLIPAGGPPQLLDLPAGAPLGVGGVPFSDVTFALGPGDRLVLYTDGLVETRDQDIDTRLDALRTLLREPDPSLEECCDRLLRELRDPRHHDDVALLMARVRD, from the coding sequence ATGCGGACCGGCGAGGGCGAAGCCCACCGGGCAGGCGTGCGCCGCTCCCCCGAGGGCGGTCTGGTGGACGTCCTGGGGACGGCCGCGATGGTGCTGGACGCCGAGGGCCGCATCGCGCTGTGGAGCCCGCAGGCCGAGCGGCTGCTGGGTTACACACCGCAGGAGGCGCTGGGCAGGTTCGCCGCCCGCATCCTGGTCGACGGCGAGCACTTCGAGCTGGTGCTGAGGCTGTTCGCCGAGGTGATGAGCAGCGGCGAGACCTGGGCGGGGAGCTTCCCCGTACGGTGCAAGGACGGCACCACCCGGCTGCTGGAGTTCCGCAACATGCGGCTGCAGGACGACCGCGGTGACTTCTACGCGCTGGGTCTGGCCACGGACGGGGCGACGCTGCGGCAGGTGGAGCGCGATCTGGCGCTGTCCGTGCGGCTGGTCGACCAGTCCCCGATCGGTCTGGCGGTCCTGGGCAGCGATCTGCGGTATCTGGCGGCCAATCCCGCACTGGAGCGGATGAACGGTCTGAGCACGGCCGAGCACCTCGGCCGCCGGGCCGGGGAGGCGCTGCCCTTCCTCGACGGCGACGTGGTCGAGGCGGCGATGAGCGAGGTACTGAAGACCGGTGTACCGCAGGTGGGCCATCAGGTGGAAGGCCGCACCGCGGCCGATCCGGACACCGACCGCGCCTGGTCGATGTCGCTGTACCGGCTGGACGACTCCGGTGGTCGGGTGCTGGGACTCGCCGTCTCACTGATCGATATGACCGACCACCACCGGGCCGAGGCCGAGACGGAGCGGGCCCGGCACCGCCTGGCACTGATCGCCGACGCCTCGGTGCGCATCGGAACCACCCTGGATCTGGAACAGACCGCGAGGGAGCTGGCCGAGGTCACGGTTCCGGAGCTCGCCGACCTCGCAGCCGTCGATGTCCTGGACAGTGTGCTGACGGGGAACCCCCGCCGGACCGAGGGCCCGGCCCTCATCCAGGCGCTGGCCGTTGTCGCCGCCCGGCCCACGCCGGCCGTGGAGGCGGCGGATCCACCGGGCCACGCGGCCCACTACGGCGCCGACCGGCTGATCACCCGCTGCGTGCGCACGGCCAAGGCGGTCCGGGTGCCGTACCTCGACGCGGAGAAGCTGTCGCGCATCGCCCGCGACAGCCGTGCGGCGGGACTGCTGGCGGAGGCCGGTGCCCATTCCTACCTGGCGGTGCCGCTGATCGCCCGGGGCGAGGTCCTCGGCGCTCTCGACCTCGTACGGACGGACAATCCGCTGCCGTTCACCGAGGACGACGAAGTGCTGGCCTGCGACCTGGCCGCCCGCGCGGCGGTCTGCATCGACAACGCCCGGCTGTTCCGGCAGCAGCGGGAGACCGCGCTCACCCTCCAGCGCAGCATGCTGCCGCACAACCACCACACTCCGGCCGGGCTGGAGGTGGCGTCCCGCTACCGGCCGGCCGCCTCCCGGTACGAGGTCGGCGGCGACTGGTTCGACGTCATACCGCTGCGAGAGGGCCGGACCGCCCTGGTGGTCGGCGATGTCATGGGCAGCGGCATCAACGCGGCCACCACGATGGGGCGGCTGCGCACCGCCACCCAGACCCTGTCCAGGATCGGTCTCCGGCCCGCCGAGGTGCTCCGGCATCTCGACGAGATCACCGCCGATCTGGACCCGTGGTTCGCCACCTGTGTGTACGGCGTGTACGACCCGGGCCGGAACACCTGCCAGGTGAGTACCGCCGGGCACCTTCCGCCGGTGCTGATCCCGGCCGGGGGCCCGCCGCAGCTGCTCGATCTGCCGGCCGGGGCGCCTCTCGGCGTCGGCGGTGTGCCGTTCAGCGACGTCACGTTCGCCCTCGGGCCGGGTGACCGGCTCGTCCTGTACACGGACGGCCTGGTCGAGACCCGTGACCAGGACATAGACACCCGGCTGGACGCCTTGCGGACGTTGCTCCGCGAGCCGGATCCATCGCTGGAGGAGTGCTGCGACCGGCTGCTGCGCGAGCTCCGGGACCCCCGTCACCACGACGACGTGGCGCTGCTGATGGCCCGGGTGCGCGACTGA
- a CDS encoding WhiB family transcriptional regulator: MQNWREHAACRDADPDLFFPIGTTGPALVQAEDAKAVCRGCPVREVCLRWALENGQDSGVWGGLGEDERRALKRRSRRRAKEHG, encoded by the coding sequence ATGCAGAACTGGCGCGAGCATGCGGCCTGCCGCGACGCGGACCCCGACCTCTTCTTCCCCATCGGAACCACCGGCCCCGCGCTCGTACAGGCCGAGGACGCCAAGGCGGTGTGCCGCGGCTGTCCGGTACGGGAGGTGTGTCTGCGGTGGGCCCTGGAGAACGGCCAGGACTCCGGTGTGTGGGGCGGCCTGGGGGAGGACGAGCGGCGCGCGCTGAAGCGCCGCAGCCGCAGGCGGGCCAAGGAGCACGGATGA
- a CDS encoding YkvA family protein, with protein MDTTAWLIIGAVLALLTMVVAGVLLVRVFRARKLLVDAGIPLHNKALVWAAVIYTVSPVDLLPDPVYLDDIGFLMLALRSLHAAARAAAAGGRAERGTEARHPVP; from the coding sequence ATGGACACCACGGCCTGGCTCATCATCGGCGCAGTTCTCGCCCTGCTCACCATGGTTGTCGCCGGCGTCCTCCTGGTGCGGGTGTTCCGGGCCAGGAAACTGCTGGTCGACGCAGGAATCCCGCTGCACAACAAGGCGCTGGTCTGGGCGGCGGTGATCTACACCGTGTCGCCCGTCGATCTGCTGCCGGACCCCGTGTACCTCGATGACATCGGCTTCCTGATGCTGGCGCTGCGCTCACTGCACGCCGCCGCGCGGGCTGCCGCAGCCGGCGGTCGCGCCGAGCGGGGGACCGAGGCCCGGCACCCCGTGCCGTAG
- a CDS encoding discoidin domain-containing protein — translation MHRPCAALPARPRTGTLLITLLALLASSLVMLTASSAGAAETLLSQGRAATDSSHEGDGYAASAAVDGNLTGTRWASEWRDPQWIQVDLGATAALSRVVLTWESAYGRAYEIQASDNGSDWRTLKAVTDGDGGTDELAVSGSGRYVRMYGTARAGGYGYSLWEFQVYGTTGTPPATGGAVRVTGSQGNWQLTVDGRPYQVKGLTWGPSVADAARYLPDLRSMGVNTIRTWGTDGSSKPLLDEAAANGIRVVSGFWLQPGGGPGSGGCVDYLTDDAYKASSLTEFAKWVDTYKNHPGVLMWNVGNESVLGLQNCYSGDQLEKQRNAYTTFVNDVAKKIHTVDPNHPVTSTDAWTGAWPYYKRNAPDLDLYSVNSYGDICGVRGTWESGGYTKPYLITEGGPAGEWEVPDDANGVPDEPTDVAKAEGYTKAWNCVTAHRGVALGATLFHYGTEHDFGGIWFNVVPDGKKRLSYYALKKAYAGSTAGDNTPPVISGMTVQNATGVPAGREFTVGAGIRDPDNDPLTYRIYLSGNYATGDKALVEATWRSTGNGTFAVTAPERLGVWKVYIQAEDGHGNAGIETKSVKVVVPPVSGTNLALGRPATATSAQSGGTGCPCTPAMAVDGRTDTRWASDWSDPQSIQVDLGERKSLRHLQLVWDPAYAKSYEVLVSDDGGNWRSVYSTTSGNGDADDLDIAQTARYVKLNLTQRGTGWGYSLWEFGIYG, via the coding sequence GTGCACAGACCTTGCGCAGCCCTGCCCGCGAGACCGCGTACGGGCACGCTGCTGATCACCCTTCTCGCCCTTCTCGCCTCGTCGCTCGTGATGCTCACGGCGTCGTCCGCCGGAGCCGCCGAGACCCTGCTCTCGCAGGGGAGGGCGGCCACCGACTCCTCCCACGAGGGGGACGGCTACGCGGCCTCCGCCGCCGTGGACGGGAACCTGACCGGCACCCGCTGGGCCAGCGAATGGCGCGACCCGCAGTGGATCCAGGTGGACCTGGGCGCCACCGCGGCCCTCAGCAGGGTCGTACTGACCTGGGAGTCCGCCTATGGCAGGGCGTACGAGATCCAGGCGTCCGACAACGGCTCCGACTGGCGCACCCTCAAGGCGGTGACCGACGGCGACGGCGGCACCGATGAACTGGCCGTCTCCGGCTCCGGACGGTACGTCAGGATGTACGGCACCGCCCGCGCCGGCGGGTACGGCTACTCCCTGTGGGAGTTCCAGGTGTACGGCACCACCGGCACGCCGCCCGCCACCGGCGGCGCCGTCCGGGTCACCGGCTCGCAGGGCAACTGGCAGCTGACCGTCGACGGCAGGCCCTACCAGGTCAAGGGACTGACCTGGGGACCGTCCGTCGCCGACGCGGCACGCTACCTGCCCGACCTGAGGTCGATGGGCGTCAACACCATCCGTACCTGGGGCACCGACGGCTCCTCCAAGCCGCTGCTGGACGAGGCCGCGGCCAACGGCATCCGGGTCGTCAGCGGCTTCTGGCTCCAGCCGGGCGGCGGTCCCGGCAGCGGCGGCTGCGTCGACTACCTCACCGACGACGCGTACAAGGCCTCCTCGCTCACCGAGTTCGCCAAATGGGTCGACACGTACAAGAACCACCCCGGCGTGCTCATGTGGAACGTCGGGAACGAGTCGGTTCTCGGCCTCCAGAACTGCTACAGCGGTGACCAACTGGAGAAGCAGCGCAACGCCTACACCACCTTCGTCAACGACGTGGCGAAGAAGATCCACACCGTCGACCCCAATCACCCCGTGACCTCCACCGACGCCTGGACGGGAGCCTGGCCCTACTACAAGCGCAACGCCCCCGACCTGGACCTGTACTCGGTCAACTCCTACGGCGACATCTGCGGGGTCCGCGGCACCTGGGAGTCCGGCGGCTACACCAAGCCCTACCTCATCACCGAAGGCGGCCCGGCCGGTGAGTGGGAGGTCCCCGACGACGCCAACGGCGTCCCGGACGAGCCCACCGACGTGGCGAAGGCCGAGGGGTACACCAAGGCCTGGAACTGCGTCACCGCCCACCGGGGCGTGGCCCTGGGCGCCACGCTCTTCCACTACGGAACCGAGCACGACTTCGGCGGCATCTGGTTCAACGTGGTGCCCGACGGCAAGAAGCGGCTCTCGTACTACGCGCTGAAGAAGGCGTACGCCGGTTCCACCGCCGGCGACAACACCCCGCCGGTCATCAGCGGTATGACGGTCCAGAACGCCACCGGGGTGCCGGCAGGGCGTGAGTTCACCGTCGGCGCGGGCATCCGGGACCCGGACAACGACCCGCTGACGTACCGGATCTACCTGAGCGGCAACTACGCCACCGGTGACAAGGCCCTGGTCGAGGCCACCTGGCGGTCCACCGGCAACGGCACCTTCGCGGTGACGGCGCCGGAGCGGCTCGGGGTGTGGAAGGTCTACATCCAGGCCGAGGACGGACACGGCAACGCCGGCATCGAGACCAAATCCGTGAAGGTCGTGGTGCCGCCGGTCAGCGGCACCAACCTGGCCCTCGGACGGCCGGCCACCGCCACCTCCGCCCAGTCCGGCGGCACCGGCTGCCCCTGCACCCCCGCGATGGCGGTCGACGGCAGGACCGACACCCGCTGGGCCAGCGACTGGAGCGATCCCCAGTCGATCCAGGTCGACCTCGGCGAGCGGAAGTCCTTGCGCCACCTCCAGCTGGTGTGGGACCCCGCCTATGCCAAGTCGTACGAGGTGCTGGTCTCGGACGACGGCGGCAACTGGCGTTCGGTGTACTCCACCACCAGCGGGAACGGCGATGCCGACGATCTCGACATCGCCCAGACCGCCCGCTACGTGAAGCTCAACCTCACCCAGCGGGGGACTGGTTGGGGATACTCGCTCTGGGAGTTCGGCATCTACGGCTGA
- a CDS encoding mycothiol transferase, translated as MNVADILVDGFTRVRETVRSAVEGLEPDDLHARLDEGANSIAWLVWHLTRIQDDHIADAAGVEQIWFTQDWAARFDLPFAREATGYGQSSKQVTAVRVGSAELLLGYYDAVHLQTVGFVQGLDGKALDRVVDEAWSPPVTLGVRLISVLSDDLQHAGQAAFVRGSLERR; from the coding sequence ATGAACGTCGCAGACATTTTGGTGGATGGGTTCACCCGTGTCCGGGAGACAGTGCGCTCGGCCGTGGAGGGCCTCGAACCCGACGACCTCCACGCCCGCCTCGACGAGGGTGCGAACTCGATCGCCTGGCTGGTGTGGCACCTGACCCGCATCCAGGACGACCACATCGCGGATGCGGCGGGGGTCGAGCAGATCTGGTTCACCCAGGACTGGGCCGCCCGCTTCGATCTGCCCTTCGCCAGGGAAGCCACCGGCTACGGGCAGAGCAGCAAGCAGGTCACGGCCGTACGGGTGGGATCGGCGGAGCTGCTGCTCGGATACTACGACGCGGTGCACCTCCAGACCGTCGGCTTCGTCCAGGGCCTCGACGGCAAGGCACTGGACCGGGTCGTGGACGAGGCCTGGTCACCGCCGGTCACCCTGGGCGTACGGCTGATCAGCGTGCTGTCGGACGATCTCCAGCACGCCGGGCAGGCCGCCTTCGTCCGCGGCTCGCTGGAACGCCGGTAG
- a CDS encoding AraC family transcriptional regulator encodes MAARPDITAWRPPVEGIEEVFHAHFIDHSYPMHTHDAWTLLIVDEGMVRYDLDHHEHGVLTHVVTLLPPHVPHNGGAATAEGFRKRVLYLNTAQVDEELIGMAVDSPVLHDPALRRRIARLHTTLAEPGDELEAASRLALVSERLDQHLRNRLEPVRHVHDRRVAHRLRDLLDERFVEGITLQEAAVRLHAHHTHLVRAFSREFGMAPHQYMTGRRVDLARRLLLQGLPAPDVATSAGFYDQSHLARHFKRVVGTSPGHYARTRGPLAA; translated from the coding sequence ATGGCTGCTCGTCCGGACATCACCGCGTGGCGTCCGCCCGTGGAAGGGATCGAAGAGGTCTTCCACGCCCACTTCATCGATCACTCCTACCCCATGCACACGCACGACGCGTGGACCCTGCTCATCGTGGACGAGGGCATGGTCCGCTACGACCTGGACCACCACGAGCACGGGGTGCTCACCCATGTGGTGACGCTCCTGCCGCCGCACGTTCCGCACAACGGCGGCGCCGCTACGGCCGAGGGCTTCCGCAAGCGCGTGCTGTACCTCAACACCGCGCAGGTCGACGAGGAGCTGATCGGCATGGCCGTCGACAGCCCCGTGCTGCACGATCCGGCGCTGCGGCGCCGGATCGCCCGGCTCCACACGACGCTCGCCGAACCGGGCGACGAACTGGAGGCGGCGAGCCGGCTCGCCCTGGTCTCCGAGCGGCTCGACCAGCATCTGCGCAACCGGCTGGAACCCGTCCGTCACGTGCACGACCGCCGGGTCGCACACCGGCTGCGTGATCTCCTGGACGAACGGTTCGTGGAGGGGATCACGCTCCAGGAGGCGGCGGTGCGTCTGCACGCCCACCACACGCATCTGGTGCGGGCCTTCAGCCGGGAGTTCGGGATGGCCCCGCACCAGTACATGACGGGGCGCCGTGTCGATCTCGCGCGCCGGCTGCTGCTCCAGGGGCTGCCGGCGCCCGACGTGGCGACGTCCGCCGGTTTCTACGACCAGTCCCATTTGGCCCGCCATTTCAAGCGCGTCGTGGGAACCAGCCCGGGACACTACGCCCGCACCCGCGGACCGCTCGCCGCCTGA